The following are encoded in a window of Caldicellulosiruptor danielii genomic DNA:
- a CDS encoding carbohydrate ABC transporter permease, whose translation MSKKVYKDYIKFFIVLLISLLYILPFIAVIINSFKTTNDIMANPLSLPTKFSISNYIKAAEKMTYLRGFLNTLIITFFSIGGIVVFSAMTAYLFVRKKWKLNRLVFSLMIASMIIPFQAIMIPLVKIYGTLNLLNNMWTLIYMYWGFGAAFAVFMYHGFIKGIPYELEEAAYVEGATEFQTFWKVVFPLLKPVTTTIVILDGLWIWNDFLLPSLILISAEKRTLQLSTFYFYGTYTADYGLAMAALILTITPIIVVYLILQKNIINGILKGAIK comes from the coding sequence ATGTCTAAAAAGGTTTACAAGGATTATATTAAATTTTTTATTGTCTTGCTTATTTCTCTTTTATATATATTACCATTTATTGCTGTTATTATTAATTCATTTAAAACAACAAATGATATAATGGCAAATCCATTAAGTTTACCAACAAAGTTTAGTATATCTAACTATATCAAAGCGGCAGAAAAAATGACCTATTTAAGAGGGTTTTTGAATACTTTAATAATTACTTTTTTTAGCATTGGTGGTATTGTAGTGTTTTCTGCAATGACTGCATATTTATTTGTAAGAAAGAAATGGAAATTAAACAGATTGGTATTTAGTCTTATGATAGCTTCTATGATTATACCTTTTCAAGCTATTATGATTCCCTTGGTAAAAATCTATGGAACTCTCAATTTACTTAATAATATGTGGACATTAATTTACATGTATTGGGGATTTGGAGCAGCCTTTGCTGTTTTTATGTATCATGGGTTTATAAAAGGTATTCCTTATGAATTGGAAGAAGCAGCTTATGTTGAAGGTGCGACGGAATTTCAAACTTTTTGGAAAGTAGTATTTCCTCTTTTAAAACCAGTGACTACTACAATTGTGATATTAGATGGACTTTGGATATGGAATGACTTTTTATTGCCAAGTCTCATACTGATTTCAGCTGAGAAAAGAACTTTACAACTTTCAACATTTTATTTTTATGGTACCTATACCGCTGATTATGGATTAGCCATGGCAGCATTGATTTTAACAATAACACCTATAATTGTTGTGTACCTTATTTTACAGAAAAATATTATAAACGGTATCTTAAAAGGAGCAATAAAATAA
- a CDS encoding carbohydrate ABC transporter permease — MKNKAKNAINYIIFAGITTMVFLTVVIIPFLYGVYLTLTDWNGIEATKKYVGIRNYISILNDSTFLYSFTLTLKYVFFSVLFINLIAFSLAYLLTSGIKGQNVFRIALFTPNLIGGIVLGFIWQFIFNNTLPYIGQKIGLGLISNSWLASPQKAFWALVIVTVWQYSGYMMMIYIAGLVGIPQDIIEASTIDGAGQLTRITRIILPLLAPSFTVSVFLSLQRSFMVYDLNLALTKGGPFRSTELVSMHVYSEAFLSQNYGSGQAKAIILFITVAIITSIQVYLSKKAEVEA; from the coding sequence ATGAAGAATAAGGCAAAAAATGCAATTAATTATATAATTTTTGCTGGTATAACGACTATGGTATTTTTAACAGTTGTGATTATTCCTTTCTTGTACGGGGTTTATTTAACTTTAACTGATTGGAATGGTATTGAAGCTACAAAAAAGTATGTAGGTATTAGGAATTATATTTCGATTTTAAATGATTCTACTTTTTTATATTCCTTCACATTAACTCTAAAATATGTTTTTTTTAGTGTTTTGTTTATTAATCTTATAGCTTTTTCATTGGCTTATTTATTAACAAGCGGGATAAAGGGTCAAAATGTCTTCAGAATTGCACTTTTCACTCCAAATTTAATAGGTGGTATTGTATTAGGGTTTATATGGCAATTTATTTTTAATAATACCTTACCTTATATTGGTCAAAAAATAGGACTTGGGTTGATAAGTAATTCATGGTTAGCAAGTCCTCAGAAGGCTTTTTGGGCGTTAGTGATTGTAACAGTGTGGCAATATTCTGGCTATATGATGATGATTTATATAGCTGGGCTTGTTGGAATACCTCAAGATATAATTGAGGCATCAACTATAGACGGAGCAGGTCAATTAACAAGGATTACCAGAATAATATTGCCCTTATTAGCACCTTCTTTTACAGTATCTGTATTTTTGTCTTTACAAAGAAGTTTCATGGTTTATGATTTAAATCTTGCTCTTACAAAAGGAGGTCCATTTAGAAGTACTGAACTTGTATCAATGCACGTTTATAGCGAAGCATTTCTATCCCAAAATTATGGAAGTGGTCAAGCAAAAGCTATAATATTGTTTATTACAGTTGCCATTATAACTTCGATCCAGGTATACCTTAGTAAAAAAGCAGAGGTGGAAGCTTAA
- a CDS encoding sugar transferase: MKSYIKSYHKLSKFLVILIDILLVHAGYIIAYIIKFNFTFPEKNFMPYYTLIPQITLFTLVLLNIYGLYTITMKTLSEIAFSLGLALMLLQFLTVVSTFFYRHFAFPRSIFIIAFFIQFLLLLGWRGLVLYVFKRVQGVKHVLVIGEMPKAQEFAQKLQNISKGWIDVKYVLEPKTVEELIPYIKVVDTIYLYSKMDENLKSEIVRKAIEFKKHIFIAPDFRDILVSRARVIQFDDVATLSIEQPELTSEQKLIKRVCDILLASVALVISFPIMILIAIAIKLDSEGPVIYRQKRVTEGEREFYVLKFRTMVKDAEKMTGPVLATENDPRITRVGRFLRATRLDELPQLINILKGEMSFIGPRPERPYFVEQFKKLYPEYSLRHNVKAGLTGLAQVYGKYATSPEDKLRLDLIYIKNYSVFLDIKILLLTLKTIFTKEAAEGVKTQK, encoded by the coding sequence ATGAAATCATACATCAAAAGCTATCACAAGCTGAGCAAGTTTTTGGTTATCCTTATAGATATTTTACTTGTACATGCAGGCTATATAATTGCCTATATAATAAAATTCAACTTTACATTCCCTGAAAAGAATTTTATGCCCTATTATACATTGATTCCTCAGATAACACTTTTTACCCTTGTACTTTTAAATATTTACGGACTTTATACAATAACTATGAAAACTCTTAGCGAAATAGCATTCTCACTGGGTTTAGCGCTAATGCTTCTGCAATTTTTAACAGTTGTGTCCACCTTTTTCTACAGACATTTTGCTTTTCCACGCAGTATATTTATAATTGCTTTTTTTATACAGTTTCTGCTGCTTCTTGGTTGGAGAGGGCTTGTTTTGTATGTTTTCAAAAGAGTTCAAGGTGTCAAGCATGTGCTTGTGATTGGCGAGATGCCAAAGGCACAAGAATTTGCTCAAAAACTTCAAAATATTTCAAAAGGGTGGATTGATGTAAAATATGTTTTAGAGCCAAAAACTGTTGAAGAATTGATACCATATATAAAAGTGGTTGATACAATTTATCTTTATTCAAAAATGGATGAGAATTTAAAAAGTGAGATTGTTAGAAAAGCAATAGAGTTTAAAAAACACATTTTCATTGCGCCAGACTTTAGGGATATTTTGGTCTCACGGGCAAGGGTAATTCAGTTTGACGATGTTGCAACACTTTCAATTGAGCAGCCAGAGCTGACATCCGAGCAAAAGCTAATTAAAAGAGTGTGCGATATTCTTCTTGCTTCAGTCGCGCTGGTTATTTCTTTTCCTATAATGATTTTAATTGCAATTGCTATAAAACTTGATTCTGAAGGGCCAGTAATCTACAGGCAAAAAAGGGTTACAGAAGGTGAAAGAGAATTTTATGTTCTAAAGTTTAGGACGATGGTAAAAGATGCAGAGAAGATGACAGGACCTGTTCTGGCAACCGAGAACGACCCAAGAATAACAAGGGTTGGAAGGTTTTTGCGTGCAACAAGGCTTGATGAGCTTCCGCAGCTTATAAATATTTTAAAAGGTGAGATGAGCTTTATAGGACCAAGACCAGAGCGTCCTTATTTTGTTGAGCAGTTTAAAAAACTCTATCCTGAGTATTCTCTTCGCCACAATGTAAAGGCAGGGCTTACTGGCCTTGCTCAGGTTTACGGCAAGTACGCAACAAGCCCAGAAGACAAGCTCAGGCTTGATTTGATATATATAAAGAATTACTCTGTATTTTTGGACATCAAAATTTTACTGCTAACCCTAAAAACAATCTTTACAAAAGAGGCAGCTGAGGGGGTAAAAACTCAAAAATAA
- a CDS encoding glycoside hydrolase family 32 protein, translating into MEKLDLLKKANDYVQTYKSKVNKKYRLKFHLMGECGWINDPNGFIYYNGVYHCFFQYNPFKPFWHSTYWGHAISDDMIKWEYMPIALAPDMDYDKDGCFSGSAVEKDGKLYLVYTGHINKNHNNYIQTQCLAFSEDGMMFQKYTNNPIIDLNDLPADSNKKDFRDPKVFKMNDYYYMVIASQDKKGRGQILLYKSQDLIKWNYVNTILKNENIIDGDVWECPDLFSLCERDILILSYQKKEGEKVLKSESIYFVGKMDYERGNFKIDYYNKLDYGRHFYAPQTTVAPDGRRLMIAWMDNWNVKIPTQHGHNWAGALTLPRQLEYVNNKLITKPIYEIERYKKEKIAVEKNVNNDEIKLDCHKLDTFEVDFSMSFNELKNIDIEFYDKANNKKPFFMMSYNSILKKFEVKFVECEEIEQECIPSIALDDLFKIKLLVDTSSVEIFFNEGEIVFTYRIYPAEKIDFVEVQIYGQGKISTKIYEIEI; encoded by the coding sequence ATGGAAAAATTAGATCTACTAAAAAAGGCTAATGACTATGTACAAACGTATAAGAGTAAAGTTAATAAAAAATATCGCTTAAAATTTCATTTAATGGGCGAATGCGGATGGATAAATGATCCAAATGGTTTTATCTATTATAATGGAGTCTATCACTGCTTTTTTCAGTACAATCCATTTAAACCTTTTTGGCATTCAACTTATTGGGGCCACGCAATAAGCGATGATATGATCAAATGGGAATATATGCCAATTGCTTTAGCTCCAGATATGGATTATGATAAAGATGGTTGTTTTTCAGGAAGTGCAGTTGAAAAGGATGGAAAACTATATTTAGTATATACTGGTCACATAAATAAGAATCACAATAATTATATTCAAACTCAATGTCTTGCATTTTCAGAAGATGGTATGATGTTCCAGAAATATACTAATAATCCTATTATTGATTTAAATGATTTACCAGCTGATTCAAACAAAAAAGATTTTAGAGATCCTAAGGTTTTTAAAATGAATGATTATTATTATATGGTGATTGCTTCTCAAGATAAAAAAGGTAGAGGTCAAATTTTACTTTATAAATCGCAAGACCTAATAAAATGGAATTATGTTAATACGATTTTGAAAAATGAAAATATAATTGATGGAGATGTTTGGGAGTGCCCCGATTTATTTTCTCTATGTGAACGTGATATTTTGATTCTATCGTATCAGAAAAAAGAAGGGGAAAAAGTTCTTAAAAGTGAAAGTATATATTTTGTTGGTAAAATGGATTATGAAAGAGGAAATTTTAAGATTGATTATTACAATAAATTAGATTATGGCAGGCATTTTTATGCACCTCAAACAACTGTTGCACCTGATGGTAGAAGACTGATGATAGCATGGATGGATAATTGGAATGTAAAAATTCCCACTCAGCACGGACATAACTGGGCTGGGGCTTTGACTTTACCTCGACAATTAGAGTATGTAAATAATAAATTGATTACAAAACCTATTTATGAGATTGAAAGGTACAAAAAAGAAAAGATTGCTGTGGAGAAGAATGTTAATAATGATGAAATAAAGTTAGATTGCCACAAATTAGATACATTTGAAGTAGACTTTAGTATGAGTTTTAATGAATTGAAGAACATAGATATAGAATTTTATGACAAAGCAAATAATAAAAAACCTTTCTTTATGATGAGTTATAATTCAATATTAAAAAAATTTGAAGTCAAATTTGTTGAATGTGAGGAAATAGAACAAGAGTGTATTCCTTCAATTGCTTTAGATGATTTATTTAAGATAAAATTATTAGTAGATACTTCGTCAGTAGAGATTTTTTTTAATGAGGGAGAAATAGTTTTTACTTATAGAATTTATCCAGCTGAAAAAATAGATTTTGTTGAGGTACAAATATACGGGCAAGGCAAGATATCCACAAAAATATATGAAATAGAAATTTGA
- a CDS encoding LacI family DNA-binding transcriptional regulator: MASLKDVAKRAGVTVTTVSRVLNNRGYISEETRKKVYKAMEELNYQPNEIARALYKKRSYFIGLIIPDVSHPFFAEVTKYIEYYASLNGYKILLCNSYLNPKKEKEYINMLKRHQVDGIIMGSHTLDIEDYKNLNFPVVALDRYLSDDIPYITSDNFTGAVLATNLLIQKGCKCLAHISGPLELNTPANDRYYGFLKVVSENKIEHVVVETKLNKFDMEEYKKIINDLFEKNPFIDGIFASSDMIAITAIKVAEAFKKRVPDDLKIIGFDDINIASWYKPSITTIRQDKEEIAKKSIEILINLIEGKKVENKNILPISLIERETT; the protein is encoded by the coding sequence ATGGCAAGTTTAAAGGATGTAGCAAAGAGAGCAGGAGTTACTGTAACAACTGTTTCTCGAGTTCTAAATAATAGAGGATATATAAGTGAAGAGACTCGTAAAAAGGTTTACAAAGCCATGGAAGAGCTTAACTATCAACCAAATGAAATTGCAAGAGCTCTATATAAGAAAAGATCTTATTTTATTGGACTTATTATTCCTGATGTCTCCCACCCTTTTTTTGCTGAAGTTACTAAATATATTGAATATTATGCTTCCTTAAACGGTTACAAAATTCTACTTTGTAATTCATATTTAAATCCAAAAAAAGAGAAAGAGTATATAAACATGTTAAAAAGGCATCAAGTTGATGGGATAATCATGGGAAGCCATACATTAGATATAGAAGATTATAAAAATCTAAATTTTCCAGTTGTAGCCTTAGATAGATATCTCTCCGATGATATACCATATATAACTTCAGATAATTTTACAGGAGCAGTTTTAGCAACTAATTTATTAATCCAAAAAGGGTGTAAATGTTTAGCACATATTAGTGGCCCATTGGAATTAAATACACCTGCCAATGATCGATATTATGGCTTTTTAAAAGTTGTATCTGAAAATAAAATTGAGCATGTTGTTGTCGAAACCAAATTAAATAAATTTGATATGGAGGAGTATAAAAAAATAATCAATGATCTGTTCGAAAAAAATCCATTTATCGATGGTATTTTTGCAAGCAGTGATATGATAGCAATTACAGCCATCAAAGTTGCAGAAGCTTTTAAAAAACGCGTCCCTGATGATTTAAAAATAATAGGATTTGATGATATTAACATAGCTTCATGGTATAAACCTTCTATAACAACAATAAGGCAAGATAAAGAAGAAATTGCAAAAAAATCTATTGAAATTCTGATAAATTTGATAGAAGGCAAAAAAGTAGAAAATAAAAACATTTTGCCTATTTCTCTTATTGAAAGAGAAACAACATAA
- the cas6 gene encoding CRISPR-associated endoribonuclease Cas6, producing MRIKVDFESQNPIELPIHYNYFVQSMIYNTIDDKIYATFLHDKGYEVDLKNFKLFSFSRLEGPFKIVGDDANKKIVFDKRVSLTVSSPVEDFITKFSTGLLKKDQIYLKDNILYVTSATMLRKPKFSSFHKIKMLSPMCVYKTIRNESSEYKHFFTPFENEFYNLISQNLMKKCKLLIKDFDEKNFRFDLKPLKIEEKVHFKPMLFKKTPIKGWLGFYTIETDPKIMEVAYYCGLGSKNSQGFGLFEIIE from the coding sequence TTGCGCATTAAAGTAGACTTTGAATCACAAAACCCAATAGAACTTCCCATTCATTACAACTACTTTGTTCAGTCCATGATATACAATACTATTGACGATAAAATCTATGCTACATTTTTACATGACAAGGGTTATGAAGTTGATTTGAAAAACTTTAAGCTCTTTTCATTTTCTCGCTTGGAAGGACCATTTAAAATTGTTGGTGATGATGCAAACAAAAAGATAGTTTTTGACAAAAGGGTTTCACTTACAGTCTCCTCACCTGTTGAGGATTTTATTACAAAGTTTTCAACCGGGCTTTTGAAGAAAGACCAAATCTATCTAAAAGATAATATACTGTACGTGACATCTGCAACCATGCTTAGAAAGCCGAAATTTTCAAGTTTTCATAAAATAAAAATGTTATCTCCTATGTGTGTGTATAAAACAATCAGAAATGAAAGTTCAGAATACAAACACTTTTTTACTCCTTTTGAGAATGAGTTTTATAACCTCATTTCTCAAAACCTGATGAAAAAATGCAAACTTCTAATAAAAGACTTTGATGAAAAAAACTTCAGATTTGATTTAAAACCATTAAAGATTGAAGAAAAAGTACACTTTAAACCCATGCTTTTCAAAAAGACGCCTATAAAAGGATGGCTTGGTTTTTACACAATTGAAACAGACCCAAAAATAATGGAGGTGGCATATTACTGCGGGCTTGGTTCAAAAAATTCTCAGGGATTTGGGCTTTTTGAAATCATTGAGTAA
- a CDS encoding 4Fe-4S dicluster domain-containing protein has translation MKPMGGGAIPNPTLSLKYVLQKEFVVPDPGIETIEELEENVKVALNLKPLTEDEIREIEKIRKEMGKDFCRRCNYCQPCPQDIPIWVIMHTKSALKRLPPQTIKSGWFYDAYQKAKNCIKCGVCATKCPYNLPIPDLIEKNVELIRSEIGD, from the coding sequence ATGAAACCCATGGGTGGCGGTGCAATCCCAAATCCTACTTTATCATTGAAATATGTTCTTCAAAAAGAATTTGTTGTGCCTGACCCTGGAATTGAAACCATAGAAGAGTTAGAAGAAAATGTGAAAGTTGCTTTAAATCTTAAGCCGCTTACTGAGGATGAAATAAGAGAAATTGAAAAAATAAGAAAGGAAATGGGAAAGGACTTTTGCAGAAGATGCAATTACTGTCAACCATGCCCTCAGGATATACCTATATGGGTTATTATGCATACAAAATCAGCTTTAAAGAGATTGCCACCCCAAACAATAAAATCTGGATGGTTTTATGATGCTTATCAAAAAGCAAAGAATTGCATTAAATGCGGAGTATGTGCTACTAAGTGTCCTTACAACCTTCCCATTCCTGACCTGATTGAAAAAAATGTTGAGCTCATTAGGTCTGAGATAGGAGATTGA
- a CDS encoding DUF2281 domain-containing protein — translation MKANKNFLLKLIEEIPESQIEEVIDFILFLKHKQDKKLLSDLVSASESSIDFWNNDIDDEVWNRVS, via the coding sequence GTGAAAGCAAATAAGAATTTTTTATTAAAGCTAATTGAGGAAATTCCGGAAAGTCAAATTGAAGAAGTTATAGATTTTATTTTGTTTTTAAAACACAAGCAAGACAAAAAATTACTAAGTGATTTGGTGTCCGCCAGTGAGAGTAGTATAGATTTTTGGAACAACGATATTGACGATGAGGTATGGAACAGGGTAAGTTAA
- the smpB gene encoding SsrA-binding protein SmpB encodes MSQKNQSKQDDIKVIATNRKAYHDYFIEETIEAGIELKGTEVKSVRLGHVNLKDSFARVENGEVFLYNMHISPYEKGNIFNVDPMRDRRLLLHKHEINRLAGYVQQKGYTLIPLKIYLKRGKIKVELAVAKGKKLYDKREAIAKRDAELEIRKKMKEYLR; translated from the coding sequence ATGTCCCAGAAAAATCAAAGCAAACAAGACGACATAAAAGTCATTGCAACAAACCGCAAAGCCTATCATGATTACTTCATTGAAGAAACAATCGAAGCAGGGATTGAGCTAAAAGGCACTGAAGTAAAGTCTGTTCGGCTTGGTCATGTAAATTTAAAAGACAGTTTTGCAAGGGTGGAAAATGGCGAGGTTTTCCTCTACAACATGCATATAAGCCCATATGAAAAAGGCAACATCTTCAATGTTGATCCTATGAGAGACAGGAGACTTCTTTTGCACAAACATGAAATCAACAGGCTTGCAGGTTATGTGCAACAAAAAGGTTACACTTTAATCCCATTGAAGATTTACCTTAAAAGAGGTAAAATAAAAGTAGAGCTTGCAGTTGCAAAAGGTAAAAAACTGTACGACAAGCGTGAGGCAATAGCAAAAAGGGATGCTGAGCTTGAGATAAGAAAGAAAATGAAAGAGTATCTAAGATAA
- a CDS encoding ABC transporter ATP-binding protein, with product MGYLIKLVKIARPYWKYLVISGISMLAITALNLLSPWLVRDLTGIITNISKYPNAKRMIINISLILILSYILRIVFQFLNSYLSHYAAWNLVAHVRTLVYSKLQQLSFGYFVDKQTGQLMSRVVNDTANFEVLIAHAVPDLFTNSLIILGVACILFIINPVLAALSLIPIPFLILSGTVFAKKILPNFREAQKALADLNADLQDNLSGIREIQIFNKQEKELLKIKEKIYRHINALLSALKLSAVFHPTVSFLSSVGTVIVVSVGGLMALGGKVPVQDIVGFILYLSMFYQPVTQLSQVIENVQQALAGAERVFEILQTESEIKEKPDAIELKNVKGKITFENVSFSYNSEVQVLKNISFEIQPGQMVAFVGPTGVGKTTIMYLINRFYDPNSGVIKIDDIDIRDVTLKSLHDNISMVMQDVFLFNGTVAQNIAYGKENATMDEIIQAAKIACAHDFIQNLPQGYDTVIGERGVKLSGGQKQRLAIARAVLKNAPILILDEATSSVDTETEKEIQEAINNLAGTKTILIIAHRLSTVKKADKIIVLKDGEIVEMGTHEELFAKKGLYYHLCSVQLIDEDNRVVRGNIY from the coding sequence ATGGGGTATTTGATAAAACTTGTGAAAATAGCAAGACCATACTGGAAGTATCTTGTTATCTCTGGTATCAGTATGCTTGCAATCACAGCACTAAACCTTCTTAGCCCGTGGCTTGTGAGGGATTTGACAGGAATAATTACAAATATTAGCAAGTACCCAAATGCAAAAAGAATGATAATTAACATTTCTCTTATATTGATTCTATCTTACATTTTAAGGATTGTGTTTCAGTTTTTAAATAGTTATCTTTCACACTATGCAGCATGGAATTTAGTTGCACATGTGAGAACTTTGGTTTATAGCAAGCTTCAACAGCTTTCTTTTGGGTATTTTGTAGACAAACAAACAGGTCAGCTTATGTCAAGAGTTGTAAATGATACTGCAAACTTTGAAGTCTTGATTGCTCATGCAGTACCAGACCTATTTACAAATTCTCTTATAATACTCGGTGTTGCATGCATCCTATTTATAATAAACCCTGTGCTTGCTGCGCTATCTCTAATTCCCATACCATTTTTGATCCTAAGCGGCACGGTCTTTGCCAAAAAGATTTTGCCAAATTTCAGAGAAGCTCAGAAAGCATTGGCAGATTTAAACGCTGATTTGCAAGATAATCTCTCTGGTATCCGTGAAATACAGATCTTCAACAAGCAGGAAAAAGAGCTTTTAAAAATAAAAGAAAAAATTTACAGGCACATTAACGCACTTCTGAGTGCACTCAAACTCTCAGCAGTATTTCATCCAACTGTAAGTTTTTTAAGCTCTGTTGGAACAGTGATAGTAGTTTCTGTTGGTGGACTTATGGCTCTTGGTGGAAAAGTCCCTGTGCAAGATATTGTTGGATTTATCCTGTATCTTAGCATGTTTTATCAGCCAGTGACTCAGCTTTCCCAGGTTATTGAAAACGTTCAGCAGGCTTTAGCAGGTGCTGAGAGAGTTTTTGAAATTCTTCAAACAGAGTCTGAGATAAAAGAAAAACCGGATGCTATAGAGCTTAAGAATGTCAAAGGCAAAATCACCTTTGAAAATGTTTCCTTTTCTTACAATTCAGAGGTTCAGGTTTTAAAAAATATTTCATTTGAAATTCAGCCAGGGCAAATGGTTGCGTTTGTCGGACCAACTGGTGTTGGAAAAACCACCATCATGTATCTTATAAATCGTTTTTATGACCCAAACTCAGGTGTAATTAAAATTGACGATATAGATATAAGGGACGTCACCTTGAAATCCCTGCACGACAATATCAGTATGGTAATGCAAGATGTTTTTTTATTCAATGGAACAGTTGCTCAAAATATTGCATATGGAAAAGAAAATGCTACCATGGATGAAATAATTCAAGCAGCAAAAATTGCCTGTGCACACGACTTTATTCAAAATCTTCCCCAGGGCTATGACACAGTAATCGGTGAAAGAGGAGTAAAGCTCTCTGGAGGTCAAAAGCAGCGCCTTGCAATTGCAAGAGCTGTTTTGAAAAATGCACCGATATTAATCTTAGATGAAGCAACTTCTTCTGTTGATACAGAAACAGAAAAAGAAATTCAAGAAGCCATAAACAACTTAGCAGGTACAAAGACAATTTTAATTATTGCTCACAGGTTATCTACTGTAAAAAAGGCAGATAAGATTATAGTTTTGAAAGACGGTGAAATTGTGGAAATGGGCACGCATGAAGAGCTTTTTGCTAAAAAAGGACTTTATTATCATTTGTGTTCTGTGCAGTTAATTGACGAAGACAATAGAGTGGTAAGGGGGAATATATATTGA
- a CDS encoding ABC transporter substrate-binding protein produces the protein MSLKKFLSTMIGVVLIFILVFGIYSLNITVSKAGSKKVKITLMSTKGEINSQLEEVAKSFSKTYPNVNLEIIPVGAGQSPFEKLSTMYASGNAPSISMIDPSDVAKFKSYFLNLTKEKWVKDAINGTLDDITFNGQVMGFPFAIEGYGLIYNKQVIEKTIGKFNPSTIKTRNDLENLFKRLQQKKVTPILISPLDWSLGAHYLGIAYGAQSKDMQKNYEFIKKLKTGKVNLQTNKVFNGLLDTFDMLRKYNYLKNSPLAGTYEQGPQLLANGKVAFWFMGNWAWPQIKDANPQSSEYGFLPVPISNDPNDFYNKAIVAGPSKILCIDAKNNSKAQQSAAKQFLNWLVYNSDGQKAWVYTLSIIPPFKNINLTPNDPLAKSIISYLKEGRTFRTPILPSDHWPKVGASMQKYLAGIIKRSQLYTEIKNYWLTVK, from the coding sequence ATGAGTTTAAAAAAATTTTTATCAACGATGATAGGTGTTGTGTTAATTTTCATTTTAGTTTTTGGTATTTATTCATTGAACATTACTGTTTCAAAAGCAGGATCTAAAAAGGTAAAAATAACTTTGATGAGTACAAAAGGTGAAATTAATTCTCAGTTAGAAGAAGTAGCAAAAAGTTTTTCCAAAACTTATCCTAATGTGAATTTAGAGATTATTCCTGTTGGTGCAGGTCAGTCACCTTTTGAAAAACTCTCGACAATGTATGCATCTGGTAATGCACCAAGTATTTCTATGATTGATCCTTCAGATGTAGCAAAATTTAAAAGTTACTTTTTAAATCTTACAAAAGAAAAATGGGTAAAAGACGCGATAAATGGCACTTTGGATGATATTACATTTAATGGTCAAGTTATGGGGTTTCCTTTTGCTATTGAAGGCTATGGGCTTATTTACAATAAACAAGTAATTGAAAAAACAATAGGGAAATTTAATCCTTCAACAATAAAAACAAGAAATGATTTAGAGAACCTATTTAAAAGACTTCAACAAAAGAAAGTTACACCTATTTTAATATCACCTTTGGATTGGTCTTTGGGGGCCCATTATCTTGGCATAGCTTATGGTGCTCAGTCAAAAGATATGCAAAAGAATTATGAATTTATTAAAAAATTAAAAACAGGAAAAGTAAATTTGCAAACAAATAAGGTATTTAACGGTTTGTTAGATACATTTGATATGCTTAGAAAGTACAATTATCTAAAGAATTCGCCTTTGGCTGGAACATACGAGCAAGGACCACAATTATTAGCAAATGGAAAAGTTGCTTTTTGGTTCATGGGTAACTGGGCATGGCCACAAATAAAAGATGCAAATCCACAGAGTAGCGAGTATGGATTTTTACCAGTACCAATAAGCAATGATCCAAATGACTTTTATAACAAAGCAATTGTTGCTGGTCCATCTAAAATCCTTTGTATTGATGCTAAGAATAATAGTAAAGCTCAGCAGTCAGCCGCAAAGCAATTTTTGAATTGGCTTGTTTATAATTCTGATGGACAAAAAGCATGGGTTTATACTTTAAGCATAATTCCACCTTTTAAAAATATTAATTTAACTCCAAATGATCCTCTTGCAAAATCAATTATTAGTTACTTAAAAGAAGGTAGAACTTTTAGAACTCCTATTTTACCTTCTGATCATTGGCCTAAAGTAGGTGCTTCTATGCAAAAATACTTAGCAGGTATAATTAAACGTTCACAATTATATACAGAAATAAAAAATTATTGGTTAACAGTAAAATAA